In one window of Romboutsia hominis DNA:
- a CDS encoding electron transfer flavoprotein subunit alpha/FixB family protein: MAKVVINQEKIDNIDEVLKLCPFNAIELIDQKIEINSACKMCKICVKKGPKGAFEFVENLKKEINKDEWKGIAVYVDHHEGDIHPVTYELIGKAREMAKKVNHPVYCVFVGKDIKDKCDKLISYGVDEVFVYDNPEFEHFRIEPYSRAVEDFINNIKPTIMLVGGTTLGRSLAPRLAARFKTGLTADCTILDIQENTDLDQIRPAFGGNIMAHIHTPNNRPQFATVRYKIFSEPEEVESPNGKITLCSISKEKLVSNINVLDSKPKTKEVGLEEAEVIVVASRAIKKQDDMDMIYKLADRLGAQVAGTRPLIEAGWIDPRRQIGLSGRTVKPKLIITCGVSGAVQFVAGMQGSDYIVAINKDEKAPIFDVAHLALVGDIYEIVPKLIEKIEQKQLEVALSVEE, encoded by the coding sequence ATGGCTAAAGTAGTAATAAATCAAGAGAAAATAGATAATATAGATGAAGTTTTAAAATTGTGTCCATTTAATGCCATAGAATTAATTGACCAAAAAATAGAAATAAATTCAGCTTGTAAAATGTGTAAGATTTGTGTTAAAAAGGGACCAAAAGGAGCTTTTGAATTTGTAGAAAATCTAAAAAAAGAGATAAACAAGGATGAATGGAAAGGAATAGCTGTATATGTAGACCACCATGAAGGAGATATACATCCTGTAACTTATGAACTTATAGGTAAGGCTCGTGAAATGGCTAAGAAAGTAAATCATCCAGTATATTGTGTATTTGTAGGTAAAGATATAAAAGATAAATGTGATAAATTAATATCTTATGGAGTAGATGAAGTATTTGTTTATGATAATCCAGAATTTGAACATTTTAGAATAGAGCCATACTCTAGAGCAGTTGAAGATTTTATAAATAATATAAAACCTACGATAATGTTAGTAGGGGGAACTACACTTGGAAGATCTTTAGCACCAAGACTTGCGGCTAGATTTAAAACAGGGCTTACGGCAGATTGTACAATACTTGATATTCAAGAAAATACAGATTTAGATCAAATAAGACCAGCATTTGGAGGAAATATAATGGCTCATATTCATACTCCAAATAATAGACCACAGTTTGCTACAGTAAGATATAAAATATTCTCAGAACCAGAAGAAGTTGAAAGTCCAAATGGAAAGATAACATTATGTAGTATTAGTAAGGAAAAATTAGTATCAAATATAAATGTATTAGATAGTAAACCTAAAACGAAAGAGGTAGGTCTTGAAGAAGCAGAAGTTATAGTAGTTGCAAGTAGGGCTATTAAAAAGCAAGATGATATGGATATGATATATAAATTAGCAGATAGACTAGGAGCACAAGTTGCAGGAACAAGACCATTAATAGAAGCTGGATGGATAGACCCAAGAAGACAAATAGGTCTTAGTGGAAGAACTGTAAAACCTAAACTTATAATTACGTGTGGGGTATCTGGGGCTGTTCAGTTTGTAGCAGGTATGCAAGGTTCTGATTACATAGTAGCAATAAATAAAGATGAAAAAGCACCGATATTTGATGTTGCTCATTTAGCATTAGTAGGTGATATATATGAGATTGTTCCTAAATTAATAGAAAAAATAGAACAAAAGCAATTAGAAGTGGCATTATCCGTAGAAGAATAG
- a CDS encoding FAD-binding oxidoreductase, producing MYKKIDNDDIRFLIDICGEEEVFAGEDISEDFSHDELGGVEKYPEVLVNVYNTEQVSKIMKYAYKNNIPVTPRGQGTGLVGASVAIHGGIMINLSKMNKILELDEENLTLTVEPGVLLMTIGQYVQERDLFYPPDPGEKSATIGGNINTNAGGMRAVKYGVTRDYVRGLEVVLPNGDIVNIGGKVVKNSSGYSIKDLIVGSEGTLGIVTKAILKLLPLPKKDISLLIPFKDLPTAIETVPKIIKSKSIPTAIEFMERDVILAAEEFLGKSFPDNTSDAYLLLKFDGNSKEDIEKEYEKVAHLCLKNGAYDVFISDTQERNESIWSARGAFLEAIKASTTEMDECDVVVPRDKVADFIRYTHDLQKELNVRIKSFGHAGDGNLHVYTLRDGMDDETWKLKLKESFDCMYEKSRELRGQVSGEHGIGYAKKEYLHESQSESYMDLIKSIKTAFDHKNILNPSKIY from the coding sequence ATGTATAAAAAAATAGATAATGATGATATTAGATTTTTAATAGATATTTGTGGAGAAGAAGAAGTCTTTGCAGGCGAAGATATAAGTGAAGATTTTTCACATGATGAATTAGGAGGAGTGGAAAAATATCCAGAAGTACTTGTTAATGTATATAATACAGAACAAGTATCTAAAATAATGAAATATGCCTATAAAAATAATATACCTGTAACACCAAGAGGACAAGGAACAGGGCTTGTTGGTGCTTCTGTAGCAATTCATGGTGGTATAATGATTAATTTAAGCAAAATGAATAAAATATTAGAATTAGATGAAGAAAATTTAACATTAACAGTAGAGCCAGGAGTGCTTTTGATGACTATAGGACAATATGTTCAAGAAAGAGATTTATTTTATCCGCCAGATCCAGGTGAAAAAAGTGCCACAATAGGTGGAAATATAAACACTAATGCAGGGGGAATGAGAGCTGTTAAATATGGAGTTACAAGAGACTATGTAAGAGGACTTGAAGTTGTACTTCCTAATGGTGATATTGTTAATATAGGAGGAAAAGTAGTAAAAAATAGTTCTGGATATAGTATAAAAGATTTGATTGTAGGTTCAGAAGGTACATTAGGAATAGTAACAAAGGCAATACTTAAACTTTTACCTCTTCCTAAAAAAGATATAAGTTTATTAATTCCTTTTAAGGATTTACCAACAGCAATAGAAACTGTACCTAAAATAATAAAATCAAAGTCAATACCAACAGCGATAGAATTTATGGAAAGAGATGTAATACTTGCAGCAGAAGAATTTTTAGGAAAGTCTTTCCCTGATAATACTTCAGATGCGTATCTACTATTAAAATTTGATGGAAATAGTAAAGAAGATATAGAAAAAGAATATGAAAAAGTTGCCCACTTATGCTTAAAAAATGGGGCATATGATGTATTTATATCTGATACACAGGAAAGAAATGAATCTATATGGTCAGCAAGAGGAGCATTTTTAGAAGCTATAAAAGCATCTACAACAGAAATGGACGAATGTGATGTTGTAGTACCTAGAGATAAAGTTGCTGATTTTATAAGATATACTCATGATTTACAAAAAGAATTAAATGTAAGAATAAAGAGTTTTGGGCATGCAGGAGACGGTAATCTTCATGTTTATACATTAAGAGATGGTATGGATGATGAAACTTGGAAGTTAAAATTAAAAGAAAGCTTTGATTGTATGTATGAAAAATCAAGAGAACTTAGAGGGCAAGTCTCAGGAGAACATGGAATAGGCTATGCTAAAAAAGAATATTTACATGAATCTCAAAGTGAGTCTTATATGGATCTTATAAAAAGTATAAAAACTGCTTTTGATCATAAAAATATATTAAATCCAAGTAAAATATACTAA
- the coaD gene encoding pantetheine-phosphate adenylyltransferase has protein sequence MNKKIRKAIFAGSFDPITNGHLDIICRASKIFDELQIGVLHNPNKKGMFTFEERVELIEKCTNHLDNIKIVSFNGLLVNYCEEHGIDTLVRGIRNGTDVEYELQMAHMNKELNPNIETVILATNPKYSFISSSLIKEVLNFDADIKNLVPEVVLEELKRKTNRGK, from the coding sequence ATGAATAAAAAAATAAGAAAAGCTATATTTGCAGGAAGCTTTGATCCAATAACTAATGGACACTTAGATATAATATGTAGAGCTTCTAAAATATTTGATGAGTTGCAAATAGGGGTGCTTCATAATCCTAATAAAAAGGGAATGTTCACTTTTGAAGAAAGAGTAGAACTTATAGAAAAATGTACTAATCATCTTGATAATATAAAAATAGTAAGTTTTAATGGACTTTTAGTAAATTATTGTGAAGAACATGGTATAGATACTTTAGTAAGAGGAATTAGAAATGGTACTGATGTTGAGTATGAACTGCAAATGGCTCACATGAATAAAGAATTAAATCCTAATATTGAAACTGTAATATTAGCAACTAATCCAAAGTATTCATTTATAAGTTCCTCGTTAATAAAGGAAGTATTAAACTTTGATGCAGATATAAAAAACTTAGTTCCAGAAGTTGTATTAGAAGAACTTAAAAGAAAAACTAATAGGGGGAAGTAA
- the rsmD gene encoding 16S rRNA (guanine(966)-N(2))-methyltransferase RsmD — MRVISGKVRGLKLNTPKNEDVRPTTDRVKESLFNMINPYMMESNILDLFAGTGSLGIECLSRGASKCTFVDVSRESIALVKSNIKKARFENESEVLNLDFKDAISKLKIKNNKFDVIFMDPPYYKDMFIDALEKIDNANILKEDGIIVVEHDTKDKFPEEIGSLEKSRDKKYGNTTLTFYKLK; from the coding sequence TTGAGAGTAATATCAGGAAAAGTAAGAGGATTAAAGTTAAATACTCCTAAAAATGAAGATGTAAGACCAACAACAGATAGAGTTAAAGAATCATTATTTAATATGATAAATCCATATATGATGGAAAGTAACATATTAGACTTATTTGCTGGAACTGGTTCTTTAGGAATAGAGTGTTTATCTAGAGGTGCTTCAAAATGTACCTTTGTGGATGTAAGTAGAGAGAGTATAGCTTTGGTAAAATCCAATATAAAGAAAGCTAGATTTGAAAATGAAAGTGAAGTCTTAAACTTAGATTTCAAAGATGCTATAAGTAAGCTTAAAATAAAAAATAATAAATTTGATGTTATATTTATGGATCCTCCATATTATAAAGACATGTTTATTGATGCTCTTGAAAAAATAGACAATGCAAATATACTTAAAGAAGATGGTATAATTGTAGTCGAACATGATACTAAAGATAAATTCCCAGAAGAAATAGGCAGTTTAGAAAAAAGTAGAGACAAAAAGTATGGGAATACAACTTTAACATTTTATAAGTTAAAATAG
- a CDS encoding L-lactate permease produces MNEYVLFLIAIIPIIWLIVSLGIMKLPAHKTCFATVILTFIIAMVFWKMPFVDAITASIEGVLVALWPILLVIVAALFTYNLAVETKTMDTMKKMLSSITTDDRIQVLILAWGFGGFLEAVAGYGTAVAIPASILASLGFNPIFAAIICLIANTVPTAFGAIGIPVSTLASVTGLDVMRLSYLTAIQLAPFIIVIPFVLVILTKKSLKALKGVFLITLASGVAFALPQIFVAKYLGAELPALIGSLCSMLITILMAKAMNKRKDMSEEENRIKGSVALKVSVSTKEGILAWLPYILLCVLILAASPLFTSINEFLARFASQFKIYTGEGAATTEFIWINTPGIVIIVATFIGGLIQRVKVSTMINVFIRTVKQLSKSFITITSIVAISKLMSYSTMTASISFGLSAITGSFYPVISPLLGSIGTFVTGSDTSANILFGGLQSQSATSLGIDPYWIAAANTAGATAGKMISPQSIAIATSATGLIGKEGKILNSTLKFCLGYVVILGVLVYFGSYIQI; encoded by the coding sequence ATGAACGAGTATGTATTATTTTTAATAGCTATAATACCGATAATATGGTTAATTGTATCCTTAGGGATAATGAAACTACCAGCACATAAAACCTGCTTTGCAACAGTTATATTAACATTTATTATAGCTATGGTATTTTGGAAAATGCCATTTGTAGATGCTATTACGGCATCTATAGAAGGAGTATTAGTTGCATTATGGCCAATTCTTTTAGTTATAGTTGCAGCGCTATTTACTTATAATTTAGCAGTTGAAACTAAAACTATGGATACTATGAAAAAAATGTTATCTAGTATTACAACAGATGACAGAATACAAGTGCTTATACTAGCTTGGGGATTTGGAGGTTTTTTAGAAGCTGTTGCAGGATACGGCACAGCAGTTGCAATACCAGCAAGTATATTAGCATCTTTAGGATTTAATCCCATATTTGCAGCTATAATATGTCTTATAGCTAATACAGTACCAACAGCTTTTGGAGCAATAGGCATACCTGTAAGTACATTAGCATCAGTGACGGGACTAGACGTAATGAGATTAAGTTATTTAACAGCAATTCAATTAGCACCATTCATAATAGTAATACCTTTTGTATTAGTAATTTTAACAAAGAAAAGCCTTAAAGCATTAAAAGGAGTATTTTTAATAACTTTAGCATCAGGGGTAGCATTTGCATTACCTCAAATATTTGTAGCAAAGTATCTAGGAGCTGAATTACCTGCTCTTATAGGAAGTTTATGTAGTATGCTAATTACAATTCTTATGGCAAAAGCAATGAATAAAAGAAAAGATATGTCAGAAGAAGAAAATAGAATAAAAGGAAGTGTAGCATTAAAAGTCAGTGTAAGTACAAAAGAGGGTATATTAGCTTGGCTTCCATACATATTACTATGTGTTTTAATTTTAGCAGCAAGTCCATTGTTCACATCTATAAATGAATTTTTAGCTAGATTTGCAAGTCAATTTAAAATATACACAGGAGAAGGAGCCGCAACAACTGAATTCATATGGATAAATACACCAGGTATTGTAATAATAGTTGCTACATTTATAGGTGGATTAATACAAAGAGTAAAAGTATCTACTATGATAAATGTATTTATAAGAACTGTAAAACAATTATCTAAATCTTTTATAACTATAACATCTATAGTTGCTATATCAAAACTTATGTCTTACAGCACAATGACAGCATCAATATCTTTTGGACTAAGCGCAATAACTGGATCATTTTATCCTGTAATATCACCACTTTTAGGCTCAATAGGTACATTTGTAACAGGTAGTGACACATCAGCAAATATATTGTTTGGAGGTTTACAATCTCAATCAGCTACATCTCTAGGCATAGACCCATATTGGATAGCAGCAGCAAATACTGCAGGGGCAACAGCAGGAAAAATGATATCACCTCAAAGTATAGCTATAGCAACATCTGCTACTGGGTTAATAGGAAAAGAAGGTAAAATTTTAAACTCAACTCTTAAATTTTGTTTAGGATATGTAGTAATATTAGGAGTATTAGTTTATTTTGGAAGTTATATACAGATATAA
- the larA gene encoding nickel-dependent lactate racemase, producing MPTLKVPYSKEGMILNIPDENFLMTLQSKAHTYKVNRTQEEIVENSLDNPIGSKKLEELAKDKKSIVIITSDHTRPVPSKITMTIILKRIRKVNKDASIKILIATGFHRESTKEELIYKMGEEIVENEEIIMHISTDDSQMEKMGVLPSGGDLYLNKLVKEADLLIAEGFIEPHFFAGFSGGRKSILPGIASAKTIMYNHCSDFIDSENARTGTLQNNPIHEDMVYAAKVSNLAFILNVVIDQDKKVIASFAGDVEKAHKKGCEFVTELSKVKSHKADIVVSTNGGYPLDQNIYQSVKGMTAAEATCNEGGVIIMISACNDGHGGQSFYDNIANAKSPKEVLEKVRKVSRGDTVPDQWEFQILARILENYTVIMVTDKCDKDMIENMHMKHASNFEDALNMAFHIKGRDSKVVVIPDGVSVIVK from the coding sequence ATGCCTACTTTAAAAGTTCCATATTCTAAAGAGGGAATGATTTTAAATATTCCAGATGAAAATTTCTTAATGACACTTCAATCTAAAGCACATACATATAAAGTCAATAGAACTCAAGAAGAAATAGTAGAAAATTCATTAGACAATCCAATAGGCTCTAAGAAATTAGAAGAATTAGCAAAAGATAAAAAAAGTATCGTCATAATAACTAGTGATCACACAAGACCTGTACCAAGCAAAATTACCATGACAATAATCTTAAAAAGAATAAGAAAAGTAAATAAAGATGCAAGTATAAAAATATTAATTGCTACAGGGTTTCACAGAGAAAGTACAAAAGAAGAATTGATTTATAAAATGGGTGAGGAAATAGTAGAAAATGAAGAAATAATAATGCATATATCAACAGATGATTCTCAAATGGAAAAAATGGGAGTATTGCCATCTGGTGGAGATTTATATCTAAATAAACTAGTTAAAGAAGCAGATTTATTAATAGCAGAAGGTTTTATAGAACCTCACTTTTTTGCAGGTTTTTCTGGAGGTAGAAAAAGTATATTACCAGGTATAGCATCAGCAAAAACTATAATGTATAACCACTGTAGTGACTTTATAGATAGTGAAAATGCCAGAACTGGAACACTACAAAATAATCCTATTCACGAGGATATGGTATATGCAGCTAAAGTATCAAATCTCGCTTTTATACTAAATGTTGTAATAGACCAAGATAAAAAAGTTATAGCATCTTTTGCTGGAGATGTAGAAAAAGCACATAAAAAAGGATGTGAATTTGTAACAGAGTTATCTAAAGTTAAATCTCATAAAGCTGATATAGTTGTTAGTACTAATGGAGGGTATCCTCTTGATCAAAATATATATCAGTCTGTAAAAGGAATGACTGCAGCAGAAGCTACTTGCAATGAAGGTGGAGTAATAATTATGATATCTGCCTGCAATGATGGTCATGGAGGTCAATCTTTTTACGATAATATAGCAAATGCTAAATCACCAAAAGAAGTTTTAGAAAAAGTAAGAAAGGTAAGTAGGGGAGATACTGTACCTGACCAATGGGAGTTTCAAATATTAGCTAGAATACTTGAAAATTACACTGTAATAATGGTTACAGATAAGTGTGATAAAGATATGATAGAGAATATGCATATGAAGCATGCATCAAACTTTGAAGATGCTTTAAATATGGCATTTCATATAAAGGGAAGGGATTCAAAGGTTGTAGTTATTCCTGATGGAGTATCTGTAATAGTTAAATAG
- a CDS encoding FadR/GntR family transcriptional regulator yields MFVNISNKKVYELVIEQIQDKILNGELKKGDKLPSERELSEQMSVSRTSIREAIRVLETIGVVESKQGDGNFICTNIEKSLIEPLSMVFKLNEGTWQNVLELREVLELQTVKIAAIKATKEDCKELKTIIGAMGKENSMKKYNSKKIIQLDQRFHNKIASISKNYLIESVFITSSKLFERFIEDAREKIIENYRDEELLFENHRRIYEGISKNDPILAYEEMKRHMENIRESYIKTIG; encoded by the coding sequence ATGTTTGTTAATATTTCAAATAAGAAAGTTTATGAACTTGTAATAGAACAAATACAAGATAAAATCTTAAATGGGGAATTAAAAAAAGGAGATAAGCTCCCATCGGAAAGAGAATTATCAGAGCAGATGAGTGTAAGTAGAACATCTATTAGGGAAGCAATAAGGGTATTAGAGACTATAGGGGTGGTTGAAAGCAAACAAGGCGATGGAAACTTTATATGTACTAATATAGAAAAGTCACTAATAGAACCTCTATCTATGGTATTTAAATTAAATGAAGGTACATGGCAAAATGTATTGGAACTAAGAGAAGTATTAGAATTACAAACCGTAAAAATAGCAGCAATAAAAGCAACAAAAGAAGACTGTAAAGAATTAAAAACTATAATAGGTGCAATGGGAAAAGAAAATAGTATGAAAAAATACAATAGTAAGAAAATAATCCAACTTGATCAAAGATTTCACAATAAAATAGCATCTATAAGTAAAAATTATCTTATAGAAAGTGTATTTATAACATCATCTAAACTATTTGAAAGGTTTATAGAAGATGCAAGAGAAAAAATTATAGAAAATTATAGAGATGAAGAACTATTATTTGAAAATCATAGAAGGATATATGAAGGAATAAGCAAAAATGATCCGATATTAGCTTATGAAGAGATGAAAAGACATATGGAAAATATAAGAGAAAGCTATATAAAAACTATTGGTTGA
- a CDS encoding sporulation integral membrane protein YlbJ, whose amino-acid sequence MKKRKIICFFVPICIVLLIILGIIIFPNDSLEAAKEGIEIWTTILIPSLLPFIIGANLIVDLKIVDIIGFIINPFTKFIFNVSGKSALVFLISTVSGYPVGAKLASELRLNSQISKDEGQRLISFCSTSGPLFIIGAVATGMFKHPNLGYLMIICHYLGSISIGLFFRGYGKDIISSSSISLKANIKNTINTRFSNGQGFFVLFGNAVNSGVNTLLMIGGFVIVFSVIFKVLTLFKIVDVIAFILYIPLSLLGFTKELCYGLISGLFEITIGCNKISSVSNVSEALKASLASFLIGFSGISILAQCCTFISKTDISVPIYILSKFFHGIISGILTFLLYPLIESISLVSNFSNTYNYIYHGGVSNFYLSNYNTVLLVIFIVYILNLLSRLEKIAIKKES is encoded by the coding sequence ATGAAGAAAAGAAAAATTATATGTTTTTTTGTTCCTATATGTATCGTTTTATTAATTATACTTGGAATAATTATTTTTCCTAATGATTCCTTAGAGGCTGCTAAGGAAGGCATAGAAATTTGGACCACAATACTAATACCTTCTTTACTTCCATTTATTATAGGTGCAAACTTGATTGTTGATTTAAAAATCGTTGATATAATTGGGTTTATAATTAACCCTTTTACTAAGTTTATCTTTAATGTTTCTGGGAAAAGTGCCTTAGTCTTTCTTATATCAACAGTTTCTGGCTATCCTGTAGGTGCAAAACTTGCCTCAGAACTTAGGCTTAATTCTCAAATTTCTAAGGATGAAGGGCAAAGGCTAATTTCTTTTTGCTCTACATCTGGGCCACTATTTATAATAGGTGCTGTAGCAACTGGTATGTTTAAACATCCCAATCTTGGTTATTTAATGATTATTTGCCATTACTTAGGGTCTATATCTATAGGATTGTTTTTTAGAGGTTACGGTAAAGATATTATTTCTAGTTCATCTATATCCCTAAAAGCTAATATTAAAAATACAATAAATACTCGTTTCTCTAATGGTCAAGGCTTTTTTGTTCTATTTGGAAATGCTGTAAATAGTGGTGTTAATACATTACTTATGATTGGCGGTTTTGTAATAGTATTTTCAGTGATTTTTAAGGTACTTACATTATTTAAAATAGTTGATGTCATTGCTTTTATCTTATATATTCCTCTATCTCTTTTAGGATTTACAAAAGAACTTTGTTACGGTCTTATAAGTGGCTTATTTGAAATAACTATAGGTTGTAATAAAATATCATCTGTATCTAATGTTTCAGAAGCTTTAAAAGCCTCTCTAGCTAGTTTCTTAATAGGGTTTAGTGGTATTTCTATACTTGCCCAATGTTGTACCTTTATATCAAAAACAGATATTAGCGTACCTATATACATATTAAGTAAATTTTTTCATGGGATTATATCAGGGATTCTTACATTTTTACTATATCCTTTAATAGAATCAATTTCACTTGTTTCCAATTTCTCTAACACTTATAATTATATCTACCATGGTGGTGTATCTAATTTTTATTTGTCTAATTACAATACAGTACTTTTAGTAATATTTATAGTTTATATTTTAAATCTTCTTTCAAGGCTAGAAAAGATCGCTATAAAAAAAGAAAGCTAA
- a CDS encoding electron transfer flavoprotein subunit beta/FixA family protein: MEILTCIKQVPGTSEVEVDEKTGVLKRDGVDSKMNPYDLYALETALKIKEKKGATLKVLTMGPPQAKQIVEESFMMGVDEGAILSDRKFAGADVLATSYTLSQGIKKVGNPDLIICGKQTTDGDTAQVGPEIAEFLNIPHITNVTKIIEIKDKSIVVECDMPNTLEECEINYPCLITVEKGIYEPRLPSFKLKLDTKNREIPMYSLSDFEDQDENNYGLNGSPTQVLRIFPPTSNNEKEVLRGSSEEISEKLANKLKELKLI, from the coding sequence ATGGAAATTTTAACATGTATTAAGCAAGTTCCAGGAACTTCTGAAGTTGAAGTAGATGAAAAAACAGGTGTGCTTAAAAGAGATGGTGTAGATTCTAAAATGAATCCATATGATTTATACGCATTAGAGACAGCACTTAAAATAAAAGAAAAAAAAGGTGCGACTTTAAAAGTATTGACAATGGGACCACCACAAGCAAAACAAATTGTAGAAGAAAGTTTTATGATGGGAGTAGATGAGGGAGCTATACTTAGTGATAGAAAATTCGCAGGTGCTGATGTACTTGCAACTTCTTATACACTATCTCAAGGTATAAAAAAAGTAGGAAATCCAGATTTAATAATATGTGGAAAGCAAACTACTGATGGAGATACAGCTCAAGTTGGACCAGAAATAGCTGAATTTTTAAATATACCACATATTACAAATGTAACTAAAATAATAGAAATTAAAGATAAAAGTATAGTAGTTGAGTGTGATATGCCAAATACATTAGAAGAATGTGAAATAAATTATCCATGTTTAATAACTGTTGAAAAGGGCATATATGAACCGAGATTACCTTCTTTTAAATTAAAGCTAGATACTAAAAATAGAGAAATACCTATGTATAGTTTAAGTGACTTTGAAGATCAAGATGAAAACAATTATGGACTTAATGGTTCGCCAACCCAAGTATTAAGAATATTCCCTCCAACTTCTAATAATGAAAAAGAAGTTTTAAGAGGAAGTAGTGAAGAAATAAGTGAAAAGTTAGCAAATAAACTTAAGGAGTTAAAGTTAATATAA